In Stieleria varia, one genomic interval encodes:
- a CDS encoding TAXI family TRAP transporter solute-binding subunit → MSGRFSLTFVLVFCLGAAAAMWLWLGQRNPAPVELKLATGPTEGAFHSLGLGIAQIVHQTHPEITISLTQDSQGSIDNMDRLGRGEVDLAIVQNDTAPAPDVQTLLPLHRAVCHFLVPKSSDIQSVYDLRGKRVGVGQQNSGNQQIVRALLDHFGLRESQNDYIPVYEGIAQCSVKLDVGTLDAALIMTAVTNQSVVDLVGRGNVRYVSLASSGEGNEVDGFAVMNPYVERFIIPRHVYPVHDDRHGLPESPCETFALRSTLICRGDLPDAVARTIVESIVTQRAVIMRQHHEARDISEQFDSDDVQFPIHYGAMAYFQRLRPSFLERYSEPMAFLLSLILAFCGLVAGLNKWLSVRKKNRVDRYYVRLDGLLTELNSGETHRLDAIENELIAMRHEAVRELVDEKLMADDSFQIFQSLLTDCQKQLALRRVTSQHPHAN, encoded by the coding sequence ATGTCAGGACGATTTTCGCTCACCTTTGTTTTAGTGTTTTGCCTTGGTGCCGCCGCGGCCATGTGGTTGTGGTTGGGCCAACGCAATCCCGCCCCCGTCGAGCTGAAATTGGCCACCGGACCGACCGAAGGCGCGTTTCATTCCCTCGGCCTGGGGATCGCTCAGATCGTTCATCAAACTCATCCCGAGATCACGATTTCGCTGACCCAGGACAGCCAGGGCAGCATCGACAACATGGATCGCCTGGGACGCGGCGAAGTCGACTTGGCGATCGTTCAGAACGATACCGCTCCGGCACCCGATGTTCAGACACTGCTGCCCCTGCATCGCGCCGTTTGCCACTTCTTGGTCCCCAAATCGTCCGACATCCAGAGCGTTTACGATTTGCGAGGCAAGCGAGTCGGTGTAGGGCAACAAAACAGTGGCAATCAACAGATCGTGCGTGCCCTGCTGGACCACTTTGGACTGCGTGAATCCCAGAACGACTACATTCCGGTTTACGAAGGCATCGCCCAGTGCAGCGTGAAATTGGATGTCGGTACGCTCGACGCGGCTTTGATCATGACCGCCGTGACCAATCAATCGGTGGTCGATTTGGTCGGTCGGGGCAACGTGCGATACGTTTCACTTGCGTCGTCCGGCGAAGGAAACGAGGTGGATGGATTTGCCGTGATGAATCCTTATGTCGAGCGTTTCATCATTCCCCGCCACGTGTACCCTGTGCATGACGATCGCCATGGTTTACCCGAATCGCCCTGCGAAACGTTTGCTTTGCGATCCACGCTGATCTGCCGCGGGGATCTACCCGACGCGGTGGCTCGCACCATCGTCGAATCGATCGTCACCCAACGCGCCGTGATCATGCGTCAGCATCATGAGGCGCGTGACATTTCCGAGCAGTTTGATTCCGACGACGTGCAGTTTCCGATCCACTACGGCGCGATGGCGTACTTTCAACGTCTACGCCCCAGTTTCCTGGAACGCTACAGCGAACCGATGGCGTTTCTGCTGTCGCTGATCCTGGCCTTTTGCGGTCTGGTCGCCGGTTTGAACAAGTGGCTATCGGTGCGCAAAAAGAATCGGGTCGATCGCTACTATGTCCGTTTGGACGGCTTGCTCACCGAACTGAACTCCGGTGAGACGCATCGCCTGGACGCGATTGAAAACGAGTTGATCGCCATGCGTCACGAAGCCGTTCGCGAACTGGTCGACGAAAAGCTGATGGCCGACGATTCGTTTCAGATCTTTCAATCGCTGTTGACCGATTGCCAAAAACAACTCGCTCTGCGTCGTGTCACTTCGCAGCATCCCCACGCAAACTGA
- a CDS encoding adenylosuccinate synthase, whose protein sequence is MSGTCVIGLQWGDEAKGKLVDLLAPQFDLVIRYQGGANAGHTVVSGDETYKLHHIPSGILHSATQNVITPGVVINPETMIGEIDGLIQRGITCENLRISERAHLVMPWHIAEDRQINATQLRGESIGTTNRGIGPCYRDKVGRTHAIRMTDLVQPQRDERIRTVAEQKVELLKNLGASEDELRSIAPDVVVETATRWAERLSPMIADTTEFLLSAAESDKKMLFEGAQGALLDIDHGTYPFVTSSNSSGVGVCAGAGVPPRWINTVLGVCKAYSTRVGGGPFVTELDDEIGNRIRTLGNEFGTTTGRPRRCGWFDAVAVRYTARLSGVTRLALMMMDVLAHLDELKICVAYELDGQRVTHFPSHADQLRRCKPIYETIPGWKQPVDDARHVSDFPEGAMAYVRRIEELVGVPVGILSVGPDRVQTILTEQADELHLQPIA, encoded by the coding sequence GTGTCGGGAACTTGCGTGATCGGGCTGCAGTGGGGAGATGAGGCCAAAGGTAAATTGGTCGACCTGCTCGCGCCCCAATTTGATCTGGTGATTCGCTACCAAGGCGGTGCCAACGCCGGACACACGGTGGTTTCCGGTGACGAAACCTACAAGCTGCACCATATCCCCAGCGGGATCCTGCACAGCGCGACACAAAATGTCATCACGCCCGGCGTCGTCATCAATCCGGAAACCATGATCGGCGAGATCGACGGTTTGATCCAACGTGGGATCACCTGCGAGAATCTCCGCATCAGCGAACGGGCACACCTCGTGATGCCTTGGCACATCGCCGAAGACCGTCAGATTAACGCGACCCAATTGCGTGGCGAGTCGATTGGTACGACCAATCGTGGCATCGGTCCGTGTTACCGTGACAAAGTCGGACGTACGCACGCGATCCGCATGACGGACTTGGTGCAACCGCAACGCGACGAACGTATTCGCACCGTGGCCGAGCAGAAGGTCGAGCTGCTAAAAAACCTCGGTGCATCCGAAGACGAACTTCGCAGCATCGCACCCGATGTCGTGGTGGAAACCGCCACGCGATGGGCCGAGCGTTTGTCGCCGATGATCGCCGACACGACGGAGTTCCTGTTGTCGGCTGCCGAGAGCGACAAAAAGATGTTGTTCGAAGGCGCCCAGGGCGCTTTGCTGGACATCGACCACGGCACATATCCGTTCGTCACCAGCAGCAATAGCAGCGGCGTCGGCGTGTGCGCCGGTGCCGGCGTTCCTCCTCGCTGGATCAACACGGTTCTGGGTGTGTGCAAAGCCTACAGCACTCGCGTCGGTGGCGGTCCGTTTGTGACCGAACTGGATGACGAAATCGGCAATCGCATTCGAACGCTGGGCAACGAATTCGGAACCACGACCGGACGTCCGAGAAGATGCGGTTGGTTCGACGCGGTTGCGGTTCGTTACACCGCACGACTGAGCGGCGTGACGCGATTGGCGTTGATGATGATGGACGTCTTGGCCCATTTGGACGAGCTAAAAATTTGCGTCGCCTATGAATTGGACGGCCAACGCGTCACACACTTCCCCAGCCATGCCGATCAACTGCGTCGCTGCAAACCGATCTACGAAACCATTCCCGGTTGGAAACAGCCTGTTGATGACGCTCGCCATGTCAGTGATTTTCCCGAAGGTGCCATGGCCTACGTTCGCCGTATCGAAGAGTTGGTCGGGGTGCCCGTCGGTATCCTGTCGGTCGGTCCGGACCGTGTGCAAACGATTTTGACCGAGCAAGCTGACGAGCTGCATTTGCAACCGATTGCCTGA